From the Micromonospora lupini genome, one window contains:
- a CDS encoding FHA domain-containing protein produces the protein MGPEAQLTLDAMAADFVVDLSNVMRDDRLCGARPVDLRRFLDLLAALVTYTGDEAVQVYAVADWSLLRQPGLTADEKATLHKWYHRGRIEVRPGADDRLIELAETAELRVISRDNFEDAYRAHPWIPGNRDRFLHAAPGPGGANVVVVPRIMPTPPEWHISRKEEESLLLRAGMYDRRRGTGARRDLLTRQWRCPRHDCPMFGDTAAVDQPVPVHRQGVVRCPTHHEPMVDIGPSTPRVQLKVRIDGVPQARFMVRAGAAVVVGRAPVEPGGVALAPWLTPAARHWISRRHVDLSWDGTALTVRDLSANGTRIRREGTSETGRRIGAGRPWRLRKGEVIVLHDGVELVVSGRAFVFDTPAQPPTPRGTVAEEAATPTMIHRPKPR, from the coding sequence ATGGGACCGGAGGCACAGCTGACCCTCGATGCGATGGCTGCGGACTTCGTGGTCGACCTGTCAAACGTCATGCGCGACGACCGACTCTGCGGCGCCCGCCCGGTGGATCTGCGACGCTTCCTCGACCTGCTCGCCGCGCTCGTCACGTACACGGGCGACGAGGCGGTGCAGGTCTACGCCGTGGCGGACTGGTCACTGCTGCGCCAGCCGGGTCTGACCGCGGACGAGAAGGCGACGCTGCACAAGTGGTATCACCGCGGCCGGATCGAGGTCAGGCCGGGCGCCGACGACCGGCTCATCGAGCTGGCCGAGACCGCCGAGCTGCGGGTGATCAGTCGGGACAACTTCGAGGACGCCTACCGCGCCCATCCGTGGATCCCCGGCAACCGCGACCGGTTCCTGCATGCCGCGCCCGGCCCGGGCGGCGCGAACGTCGTGGTCGTGCCCCGCATCATGCCGACACCGCCGGAGTGGCACATCTCCCGTAAGGAAGAGGAGAGTCTCCTGCTGCGGGCGGGGATGTACGACAGGCGCCGCGGCACGGGCGCTCGGCGCGACCTGCTGACCCGGCAGTGGCGCTGCCCCCGCCACGACTGCCCGATGTTCGGCGACACCGCCGCCGTCGACCAGCCGGTTCCCGTCCACCGCCAGGGAGTCGTGCGCTGCCCCACGCATCACGAGCCGATGGTCGACATCGGGCCGAGCACTCCACGGGTCCAGCTGAAGGTGCGCATCGACGGCGTGCCGCAGGCCCGCTTCATGGTCCGCGCGGGCGCGGCAGTCGTGGTGGGTCGGGCCCCGGTCGAGCCGGGTGGGGTGGCTCTCGCCCCCTGGTTGACGCCGGCGGCCCGCCACTGGATCAGCCGCAGACACGTGGATTTGAGCTGGGACGGGACCGCGCTCACGGTCCGCGACCTGAGCGCCAACGGCACCCGGATCCGTCGCGAGGGCACCTCTGAGACCGGTCGGCGGATCGGGGCGGGGCGTCCGTGGCGCCTGCGCAAGGGCGAGGTCATCGTGCTGCACGACGGTGTGGAGTTGGTCGTGAGCGGGCGCGCGTTCGTGTTCGACACGCCGGCGCAGCCGCCGACACCGCGCGGCACGGTGGCCGAGGAGGCGGCGACCCCCACCATGATCCACCGGCCGAAACCGCGATGA
- a CDS encoding serine/threonine-protein kinase — translation MSIEGTRLAGRYRVTARLGAGGHGTVYAAQDERLRRLVAVKLLTENADPELLARFQREAEILAMIKHPNVVAIFDVGRHDDGAAFVVMEHLAGPNLAHVQFDAGCLSVAQTLRYAVPVADALVCLHEHPTPVIHRDLKPQNLVLDADGTVKICDFGVSTVPEAMLTRLTRPGMVLGTAAYMSPEQWRGDDPDRATDIYSLGAVLYALLAGGPPLRMQGGPATCARRVEREAPEPIVDRCPSVPPALADLIHAMLAKSAAARPTARAVRDALRATATADAARSPAGDVDPAVQEGDLLLAAGRYAEAARHFTDLAHRLRDVGDVDPVTRVAAEFGRVRSRFGLGEEAVASLRLVRLAARARAALGDDHPLVRQIDAYLDVKSR, via the coding sequence ATGAGCATCGAGGGAACCCGGCTCGCCGGCCGGTACCGGGTCACCGCACGGCTCGGCGCGGGTGGCCACGGGACGGTGTACGCGGCCCAGGACGAGCGGTTGCGCCGGCTCGTCGCGGTCAAGCTGCTGACCGAGAACGCTGATCCCGAGTTGCTGGCCCGGTTCCAGCGTGAGGCCGAGATCCTCGCCATGATCAAACACCCGAACGTCGTGGCGATCTTCGACGTGGGGCGGCATGACGACGGCGCGGCGTTCGTGGTCATGGAACACCTGGCCGGGCCGAACCTCGCACACGTCCAGTTCGACGCCGGCTGCCTGAGCGTCGCGCAGACGCTGCGATACGCCGTCCCGGTCGCCGACGCGCTGGTCTGTCTGCACGAGCATCCGACGCCGGTGATCCACCGTGACCTCAAACCGCAGAACCTCGTGCTCGACGCCGACGGGACGGTCAAAATCTGCGACTTCGGTGTCTCCACAGTGCCGGAGGCGATGCTGACCCGGCTCACCCGACCGGGCATGGTGCTGGGCACCGCCGCGTACATGTCGCCGGAGCAGTGGCGGGGCGACGACCCGGACCGCGCCACGGACATCTACTCCCTCGGCGCCGTGCTGTACGCGTTGCTCGCCGGCGGACCACCGCTGCGCATGCAGGGCGGCCCCGCCACCTGCGCGCGGCGCGTCGAGCGGGAGGCCCCGGAGCCGATCGTCGACCGTTGCCCCTCGGTGCCGCCGGCACTGGCCGACCTGATCCACGCCATGCTCGCCAAGTCAGCCGCCGCTAGGCCGACCGCGCGAGCCGTGCGCGACGCCCTGCGCGCGACCGCGACCGCCGACGCGGCCCGGTCTCCGGCCGGCGACGTCGACCCCGCCGTGCAGGAGGGTGACCTGCTGCTCGCCGCGGGCCGGTACGCCGAGGCCGCCCGGCACTTCACCGACCTGGCCCACCGGCTGCGCGACGTCGGCGACGTCGACCCGGTGACGCGTGTCGCCGCCGAGTTCGGCCGGGTGCGCAGCAGGTTCGGCCTCGGCGAGGAGGCCGTCGCGTCGCTGCGCCTGGTCCGGCTCGCGGCCCGCGCCCGGGCCGCGCTGGGCGACGACCACCCGTTGGTCCGCCAGATCGACGCCTACCTGGACGTCAAGAGTCGCTAG